In Bacteroidales bacterium, one DNA window encodes the following:
- a CDS encoding choice-of-anchor D domain-containing protein, with amino-acid sequence MTSPRLTFFFAAFLLFAVSQSLFSQQAPSSWSIVASYTIPGKASGLAWDGTYIYSGIYGVNGNQVYKFNPSNGTSVLQCSGPFDDAYGLSFKSPNLLTVKQPSSSSQPSSIIEFSMAGAQVNSITLPDHYMSGVAYDNGTYWVGTYYPDPGMIYHVNSSGTILSQFAPPGAQTWDICMQGNDLWIADYYGNTLYKVSNTGSLIESHPSQSINPSGIVWDGSYLWYCDGQLGSSSTLYKVDLSGSGTPAINIPSNSHNYGTVTIGNSSTWNCQVQNTGTANLVINAVNIPSGQGISTGFNTPATVTPGNSVNIPMVYSPLSMGPLNAVVTILSNDPIHPSVNVTLTGQAVYAGPHIELSDDSHDYGERRAGAYSRWLLPVANMGNQVLSLTQGTFSDEHFFFDESVIFPISVATLETTYLGIWFHPTEASAYPSTLYLYSNDASQSPVQLDLNGQGVVENYPMGTSLWHYTINSSFDNSPKAIYPVTDITGDSVDDVIIASEDNTIRCFNGNASGVGDVLWATNIPSGAVYQQNALTTIPDINLDGYEDVIAGTAWGDCSIVALSGKTGAQIWKHDTHEYGNGGWVYQVDAQYDYNNDGFPDVLAATGDDGNGTGPKRVYCLNGHTGVPLWKTVTVGPLFSVIGIEDFTGDGKPDVLAGGSNANENEGRVYGIDGSTGIVKWTSIPAGTSTWALIQLDDINGDGKRDVASGDFSGHIYFHNTVNGAQLKQLMIGNVIILRFESIGDMNKDGYRDFLVAHSGTNAMIVDGFSASYIWTRTLADKCWTVTNMGDINRDGINDVGAGTLFTNNNAYFLNGANGNILKSEGIPDPVDALHSIPDIVGDGTMELVVGDREGGVYCFSGGFDPFVGKPESMPETRFIAIPNPCSNRLSVYYPEEFTMRILDLSGKMVFQKHIKTTGEKVILDRNELNIPANVTGMFLLEWISAKSSGNCKIVFTAVD; translated from the coding sequence ATGACAAGTCCACGGTTAACCTTCTTCTTTGCTGCTTTCCTTCTGTTTGCTGTTTCTCAAAGTCTTTTTAGCCAGCAGGCACCCTCTTCATGGTCAATTGTTGCATCTTATACAATTCCGGGGAAAGCATCAGGACTGGCCTGGGATGGAACGTACATTTATTCAGGTATTTATGGGGTAAATGGTAACCAGGTTTATAAGTTTAATCCGTCAAATGGGACGAGTGTTTTGCAATGCTCAGGTCCTTTTGATGATGCTTATGGACTCTCATTTAAAAGTCCGAACCTTCTTACTGTCAAGCAACCTTCAAGTTCCTCACAACCCTCTTCTATTATTGAGTTTTCAATGGCCGGAGCACAGGTCAACAGCATTACCCTGCCCGATCATTATATGTCGGGAGTGGCTTATGATAATGGAACCTATTGGGTAGGTACCTACTACCCCGATCCGGGAATGATCTACCATGTAAACTCATCAGGTACAATCCTCTCACAATTTGCCCCTCCCGGTGCCCAGACATGGGATATCTGCATGCAGGGAAACGACCTTTGGATTGCCGATTATTACGGAAACACTCTTTATAAGGTGAGTAATACCGGTTCGCTCATTGAAAGTCATCCTTCGCAGTCAATTAACCCCTCAGGGATTGTTTGGGATGGAAGTTATCTATGGTACTGCGATGGACAACTGGGTTCGAGCAGTACCTTATATAAAGTGGATTTATCTGGTTCCGGAACACCCGCTATCAATATCCCTTCGAACAGTCATAATTATGGAACGGTTACTATTGGTAATTCCTCCACCTGGAACTGCCAGGTACAGAATACAGGAACTGCCAATTTAGTTATTAATGCAGTAAATATCCCATCAGGACAGGGAATCAGTACCGGTTTTAATACCCCGGCTACTGTCACTCCCGGGAATTCCGTAAATATTCCCATGGTATATAGTCCACTGTCAATGGGCCCATTGAATGCTGTCGTTACAATACTATCCAACGATCCGATTCATCCCTCTGTGAACGTAACACTCACCGGGCAGGCTGTGTATGCCGGTCCCCATATTGAACTTTCCGACGATAGCCACGATTATGGTGAGAGACGTGCAGGTGCTTATTCGCGCTGGCTTTTACCTGTTGCAAATATGGGTAACCAGGTTTTATCATTAACGCAAGGCACTTTTTCTGATGAACATTTTTTCTTTGATGAGTCAGTGATCTTTCCCATTTCAGTAGCTACGCTGGAAACGACTTACCTGGGTATATGGTTTCACCCTACGGAAGCTTCTGCCTATCCTTCAACGCTCTATCTTTATTCGAATGATGCATCTCAAAGCCCTGTCCAACTTGACCTCAATGGACAAGGAGTAGTTGAGAATTACCCAATGGGGACCTCCCTGTGGCATTATACTATCAACAGTTCTTTTGATAATAGTCCCAAAGCTATTTATCCTGTTACCGATATTACAGGTGATAGCGTTGATGACGTGATCATTGCATCAGAAGATAATACCATCCGCTGTTTTAATGGAAATGCCTCTGGTGTTGGTGATGTGCTGTGGGCTACTAACATCCCTTCTGGTGCTGTTTATCAGCAGAATGCACTTACCACCATCCCTGATATCAACCTTGACGGATATGAAGATGTAATTGCCGGCACTGCCTGGGGCGACTGCTCAATTGTGGCTCTTTCCGGTAAAACCGGGGCACAGATATGGAAGCATGATACGCATGAGTATGGTAATGGCGGCTGGGTTTACCAGGTAGATGCCCAATATGACTATAATAATGATGGCTTCCCGGATGTATTAGCTGCTACAGGCGACGATGGTAATGGGACAGGGCCTAAGAGGGTTTATTGCCTGAACGGTCATACAGGCGTTCCTCTATGGAAAACAGTTACAGTAGGGCCCTTGTTTTCAGTCATTGGAATTGAGGATTTTACAGGTGATGGCAAACCGGATGTCCTTGCCGGTGGGAGTAATGCCAATGAAAATGAAGGAAGGGTTTATGGTATCGATGGGTCAACCGGCATCGTCAAATGGACTTCAATTCCGGCAGGGACTTCTACCTGGGCATTGATTCAACTCGACGATATCAATGGCGATGGAAAAAGGGATGTGGCTTCCGGTGATTTCAGCGGGCATATCTACTTTCATAATACGGTGAATGGTGCTCAGTTAAAGCAGCTTATGATTGGTAATGTCATCATCCTCAGATTCGAGTCCATCGGCGATATGAATAAGGATGGATACCGGGATTTCCTGGTGGCTCACAGTGGCACCAATGCCATGATAGTGGATGGTTTCAGTGCTTCATACATCTGGACAAGAACCCTGGCAGACAAGTGCTGGACGGTAACTAACATGGGGGATATCAACCGTGATGGGATCAATGATGTCGGAGCGGGCACCTTGTTTACCAATAATAATGCCTATTTCCTGAATGGTGCGAATGGTAACATCCTTAAATCGGAAGGAATCCCTGATCCGGTAGATGCTTTGCATTCCATCCCTGATATAGTGGGAGACGGAACCATGGAATTGGTAGTTGGCGATAGGGAAGGAGGGGTGTACTGTTTCTCGGGAGGGTTTGATCCTTTTGTGGGCAAGCCGGAATCAATGCCTGAGACGCGATTTATTGCAATTCCTAATCCATGCAGTAACAGGCTGTCAGTTTATTATCCTGAAGAATTTACTATGAGAATTCTTGATCTTTCTGGAAAAATGGTCTTTCAAAAGCATATTAAGACTACCGGGGAAAAGGTTATCCTGGACAGAAACGAGTTGAATATCCCTGCCAATGTTACAGGAATGTTTCTGCTGGAATGGATCTCTGCAAAAAGTAGTGGGAATTGTAAAATTGTATTTACTGCAGTGGATTAA
- a CDS encoding 4-phosphoerythronate dehydrogenase — protein MLHLSASMYYRRLLNWHWTPKLDLHEHTLGIIGLGNVGTKVKKVAELLGLNILVNDPPRERNEGKGFFIDLDTLLEQSDIISLHVPLYITGIDKTFHLINDGNLEKMKNGAILINTSRGEVVDSQALKASLKTRKISSSILDVWENEPFPDPELIELAFIATPHIAGYSLDGKANGTSIVVNALSDFFDLPLKKWHPSEVQPPVYPEIGIDNLSVNYLDQLASVIREVYDIRAEDKNFRQSPDNFESIRNNYPLRREYPAYKIIAEKADPKITDLLIKLGFQLNPLQ, from the coding sequence ATGCTTCATCTGTCAGCCAGTATGTATTATCGGCGTTTATTGAACTGGCATTGGACACCAAAACTTGACCTTCATGAGCATACTTTAGGAATTATTGGCCTGGGGAATGTTGGGACAAAAGTAAAAAAAGTTGCTGAACTGCTTGGTTTAAATATTTTAGTCAATGACCCCCCAAGGGAGAGAAACGAAGGAAAAGGGTTTTTCATTGATTTGGATACTCTGCTGGAACAATCAGATATCATTAGCCTTCATGTTCCTTTATACATTACAGGCATTGATAAAACCTTTCATCTTATAAATGATGGGAATCTTGAGAAAATGAAAAATGGCGCCATTTTGATCAACACATCCAGGGGTGAGGTAGTTGATTCACAAGCTTTGAAAGCCTCTTTAAAAACCAGGAAAATTTCTTCATCAATCCTGGATGTATGGGAAAATGAACCATTCCCTGATCCTGAATTGATAGAATTGGCTTTTATCGCCACTCCTCACATAGCTGGCTACTCTCTTGACGGGAAAGCCAACGGAACATCAATCGTGGTGAATGCACTTTCAGATTTTTTTGATTTGCCGTTAAAAAAATGGCATCCCTCTGAAGTCCAGCCACCTGTTTATCCGGAAATCGGAATCGACAACCTGTCTGTAAACTATTTAGACCAACTTGCTTCAGTCATCCGGGAAGTTTATGACATCAGGGCTGAAGATAAAAACTTCCGTCAGTCACCTGATAATTTCGAGTCTATAAGGAACAATTACCCTTTAAGAAGGGAGTATCCAGCTTATAAAATTATTGCGGAAAAAGCAGATCCTAAAATAACAGATCTATTGATTAAACTGGGTTTTCAGCTTAATCCACTGCAGTAA
- a CDS encoding DMT family transporter has translation MLWITAAIWGFAFVAQRKGMEFIGPFTFNGIRFALGSLSLLPLLIYLKPEKSEITSTNFSHLKAGIIAGVVLFIGASLQQAGMVWTSAGKAGFITGLYVIFVPILGILIGQHIHKYTWAGAILAVAGLFLLTVNEKLSISKGDLLILISAVFWAVHVQLINRLVVNHSPLKISVIQFAVCAILSLFTAGLIETIEYQPILDAALPLLYGGLMSVGIAYTLQVFAQRHVHPTYATIILSFETVFAAIGGWLLLGETLSFQGLMGCMLMLGGMWVVQKGQ, from the coding sequence ATGCTGTGGATTACTGCAGCTATCTGGGGTTTTGCCTTTGTAGCGCAGCGAAAAGGGATGGAATTTATTGGCCCTTTTACCTTTAATGGCATCAGGTTTGCCCTGGGGAGCCTCTCACTGCTTCCGCTATTGATCTATTTAAAACCTGAAAAATCCGAAATTACATCCACTAACTTCAGTCATCTGAAAGCGGGGATTATTGCAGGTGTCGTCCTGTTCATCGGGGCATCTCTTCAGCAGGCAGGAATGGTGTGGACCTCAGCAGGAAAAGCAGGATTTATCACCGGATTGTATGTGATTTTTGTCCCGATACTCGGAATACTTATCGGCCAGCATATACACAAGTATACCTGGGCAGGGGCAATACTGGCAGTAGCAGGACTTTTTCTACTTACAGTAAATGAAAAACTGAGCATTAGCAAAGGTGATTTGCTGATATTGATTTCTGCTGTTTTCTGGGCAGTTCATGTTCAATTGATCAATCGACTGGTTGTCAACCATTCACCACTTAAGATTTCTGTTATTCAATTTGCTGTCTGTGCCATTCTCAGCTTATTTACTGCTGGCCTCATTGAAACCATTGAATACCAGCCCATTCTGGATGCAGCTCTACCCCTCTTATATGGCGGACTGATGTCAGTAGGAATTGCTTACACCTTACAGGTATTTGCCCAGCGGCATGTACATCCGACTTATGCAACGATTATCCTGAGCTTTGAAACTGTATTTGCTGCTATCGGTGGATGGTTATTGCTTGGTGAAACGCTTTCTTTTCAGGGTCTAATGGGTTGTATGCTGATGCTTGGGGGGATGTGGGTAGTACAGAAGGGGCAATAA
- the pepE gene encoding dipeptidase PepE yields MKLLLLSNSTNAGEEYLGWPKQIIKEFLDKFEVRKCLFIPYAGVTINFNDYTDRVRNVFSLFNCEVVSIHTQSDPVQAVQEADCIVVGGGNTFRLVQLMHDKGIMAPIRAKVLAGTPFIGWSAGSNVACPSMKTTNDMPIVQPASFDTLNLVPFQINPHYLDINPEGHGGETREQRIVEFLEVNRNINVVGLREACALYYEYGHLFLKGSRPMRIFHYHNPPIEVDGGQDLDFLLHPAV; encoded by the coding sequence ATGAAATTACTGCTTTTGAGCAACTCTACCAATGCCGGTGAAGAATACCTGGGCTGGCCAAAGCAAATCATTAAGGAATTTCTGGATAAATTTGAAGTCCGGAAGTGCCTGTTTATCCCTTATGCAGGGGTAACCATTAACTTTAATGATTATACTGACAGAGTACGAAACGTATTTTCGCTTTTCAATTGCGAAGTAGTATCCATCCATACGCAGTCCGACCCGGTGCAAGCCGTTCAGGAAGCTGATTGTATTGTTGTTGGAGGGGGAAACACCTTTAGACTGGTTCAACTCATGCATGATAAAGGAATTATGGCTCCTATCAGGGCAAAAGTACTGGCTGGTACACCCTTTATTGGCTGGAGTGCAGGTTCCAATGTAGCCTGCCCAAGTATGAAGACTACCAACGATATGCCCATTGTTCAGCCTGCCAGTTTTGATACCTTAAACCTGGTTCCATTCCAGATAAACCCTCACTATCTTGATATCAATCCGGAAGGCCATGGAGGTGAAACCCGCGAACAGCGTATAGTAGAATTCCTTGAAGTTAACCGGAATATCAACGTGGTTGGGCTTCGGGAAGCTTGTGCCCTGTATTATGAATATGGTCACCTGTTTCTGAAAGGTAGCCGCCCTATGAGGATTTTCCATTATCATAATCCTCCTATCGAAGTAGATGGTGGACAAGACCTGGATTTCCTTCTTCATCCTGCTGTTTGA
- the guaA gene encoding glutamine-hydrolyzing GMP synthase, translating to MHETILILDFGSQYTQLIARRVRELNVYCEIHPFNHFPAITPDIKGVILSGSPFSVRDSGSPAPDLAGIKGNLPLLGVCYGAQYLSQISGGDVQASNTREYGRANLEFIHTENELLQGMTPGSQVWMSHGDTIQSIPGSFQIIASTRDVEIAGFKIEGEPSYGIQFHPEVYHSVEGSVLLKNFVVGICGCSQSWTPDQFVESTVEDLRKQIGTDKVVLGLSGGVDSSVAALLLHKAIGTQLHCIFVDNGLLRKNEFESVLDSYQHMGLNVKGVDAKGLFYTALKGITDPELKRKAIGKTFIDVFDSEAHYIRDVKWLAQGTIYPDVIESVSVKGPSATIKSHHNVGGLPDYMKLKVVEPLKSLFKDEVRRVGKTLGLEPDILNRHPFPGPGLGIRILGDVTADKVKTLQEADYIYIEGLKSHGLYDKVWQAGTILLPVHSVGVMGDERTYENVVALRAVGSTDGMTADWSHLPYEFLAAISSEIINKVKGVNRVVYDISSKPPATIEWE from the coding sequence ATGCATGAAACCATCCTGATTCTTGATTTCGGATCTCAATATACCCAGCTGATAGCCAGGAGGGTACGAGAGCTGAATGTCTATTGTGAAATACATCCTTTCAATCATTTTCCTGCCATCACACCTGATATTAAAGGCGTTATTCTTTCCGGAAGCCCTTTTTCAGTCCGTGATTCAGGCTCCCCTGCTCCTGATTTGGCAGGTATCAAAGGTAATTTACCATTATTGGGGGTATGTTACGGAGCCCAGTATCTGTCGCAAATTAGCGGTGGGGATGTACAAGCCTCAAATACACGCGAATATGGCAGGGCAAACCTTGAATTCATTCATACTGAGAATGAACTTTTGCAAGGTATGACTCCAGGTAGCCAGGTGTGGATGTCGCATGGCGATACCATTCAATCAATACCAGGGTCATTTCAAATCATTGCCAGCACCCGCGATGTTGAAATAGCAGGTTTCAAAATAGAAGGAGAACCTTCTTACGGTATCCAGTTCCATCCTGAAGTTTACCATTCAGTTGAAGGATCAGTATTATTGAAAAACTTTGTTGTTGGCATCTGTGGATGCAGCCAATCATGGACTCCCGACCAGTTTGTAGAAAGTACAGTTGAGGACCTCCGCAAACAAATCGGGACCGATAAGGTTGTGCTCGGATTGTCAGGTGGGGTAGATTCTTCCGTTGCTGCGCTCTTACTGCATAAAGCTATAGGTACTCAACTCCACTGCATCTTTGTGGATAATGGCTTATTAAGAAAGAATGAATTTGAATCTGTCCTGGATTCATATCAGCATATGGGTTTAAATGTAAAGGGAGTCGATGCCAAAGGACTTTTCTATACAGCACTGAAAGGTATCACAGACCCTGAGTTGAAAAGAAAGGCTATCGGTAAAACCTTCATTGATGTTTTCGATTCCGAAGCCCATTATATTCGCGATGTTAAATGGCTTGCCCAGGGTACTATTTACCCTGATGTGATCGAATCGGTTTCCGTTAAAGGACCTTCTGCTACCATCAAATCCCATCATAATGTGGGTGGTTTGCCTGATTATATGAAACTCAAAGTGGTGGAACCGCTCAAAAGTCTTTTCAAAGATGAAGTCAGAAGAGTAGGCAAAACTCTCGGACTGGAACCGGATATTTTGAATCGTCACCCTTTTCCGGGTCCCGGACTTGGTATCAGGATATTAGGGGATGTCACCGCTGATAAAGTCAAAACTCTCCAGGAAGCGGATTACATCTATATCGAAGGCCTGAAAAGCCATGGCTTATATGACAAAGTCTGGCAAGCCGGTACAATACTTTTACCTGTGCATTCAGTAGGGGTGATGGGTGACGAACGGACCTATGAGAATGTAGTCGCATTAAGAGCTGTCGGTTCTACAGATGGAATGACAGCCGACTGGTCACATCTTCCTTACGAATTTCTTGCTGCCATCTCAAGTGAGATTATCAATAAAGTTAAAGGGGTAAACCGGGTGGTTTATGATATCAGCTCCAAACCTCCAGCCACTATTGAATGGGAATAA